In Gadus morhua chromosome 5, gadMor3.0, whole genome shotgun sequence, the genomic stretch CGCCGATTCAGTCGGTGAACGGCGCGCGGATAGGATATAACAACTACTATTACGGACAGCTTCACTTGCAGGGCCCCGCGGGACCGACGTGCTGCGGGGCCCTCCCGAGCCTGGGCGGCTCGCAGCAGTGCCCCTGCATACCAACTGGTGGGTTTGACTTGCattattatcacacacacacacacacacacacacacacacacacacacacacacacacacacacacacacacacacacacacacacacacacacacacacacacacacacacacacacacacacacacacacacacacacacacacgacacgctGTATCCTTATGcatgaaaaggtgtgttttgttttttggtgttTATAACACCTCACACATCATACATGTTCACTGTTTCAATAGAATCCACCCTCGTTTTTTATgacatcttattgtacaagtacacatgtacaattcttattattggttcctcaacagccacatagcagcaacaatacaagataaagtaaataataGAAAACATAAAAATGTCCATATCATCTTACTGTGTTATTAACCGGTATTTCTCGGTTTGTCTCACTGTCGTGTAGGATATGACGGCGCGGGCTCGGTGCTTCTTTCGCCCGTCCCGCATCAGATGATGTCGTACATGAACGTGGGGACTCTGTCGAGGACTGAGCTCCAGCTCCTCAACCAGCTGCACTGCCGACGCAAGCGCAGACACCGCACCATCTTCACGGACGAGCagctggaggccctggagaaCCTCTTCCAGGAGACCAAGTACCCGGACGTCGGCACGCGGGAGCAGCTGGCGCGGAAGGTGCACCTCcgagaggagaaggtggaggtgaggcCCGCTCGTGTTTTGTTATTTGGTCTCGCTTTGTCGTTTAGACAAGCCTACGTTCCGTGGTGGGTGTTTGTTTTAAGATTAGAggccatttttttttactagAGACAGGCTCGAATTATGTTGAA encodes the following:
- the gsc gene encoding homeobox protein goosecoid translates to MPAGMFSIDSILAARPSCKDSVLLHRSAPAGVLFSNLGGDSLYTAATDYSHGLYSPAVSGPSPPIQSVNGARIGYNNYYYGQLHLQGPAGPTCCGALPSLGGSQQCPCIPTGYDGAGSVLLSPVPHQMMSYMNVGTLSRTELQLLNQLHCRRKRRHRTIFTDEQLEALENLFQETKYPDVGTREQLARKVHLREEKVEVWFKNRRAKWRRQKRSSSEESENTQKWNKTTKTPTEKTEENKSDVESDS